ActctttgtttctttccttTTTGAGGAAAGCTTAATGTAATAAAATGGCTGCTGAGCTTGACTTTGGCTGTGTCCACTCTCCAAATGGAACAGAGCAGGAGGTTGTGAGGTTATGAGACGAAAGGGGTGAAGAGGGAGCTAGAACTCCCACTCTGAAGGATCCTCTTTACTAGCAGCCTTCTCCAGTCTGTGGATAATATTATTGAGATTGGCTGCTTTCTTCTTCCGCAGATTGTTGTCCCTGGGGTTTCTGGCTGGGCCAGAGGCTGGGATATTTGTACTGGGAGCAGAGCTACTGGGAGCCTCTGAGAGGCTGAAGAGCGCCAGCCCACCCTGTCCACAGCTGGAGCCAGGCCCGGGGGTGCTGCAGTCTGTCTGGCCAGGGGAGTTATTGGAGGCCCCTGCTTCAGAATCCTCCATGTCCTGGTCTTTACACACTCCTCTATTATCTTCCAGCCCAAGGCCTGCGCCTTCTGACTCGGTCCCATCACAGCTGTCCCCCTCTCCTGATTTGGATCCTCGGAGTGAAGGAGAGCCCCTATCGCTGCCAGGCCCTACCCCTCCAGCTGCCTGGATCTCTTCTATGAAGAGTTCTCGTCGAATACGTGACCTAAGAATAGACAATAATCAGTCCCCATTTTGTGAACAtgccatttttaaaatgtatgtatttatttttgttttaaaactgaCCTGTAATTGTGAAACCAGTTGATCACTGTACTGGTTTTCAAGTTGAGCTGTGATGCCAGTTCCTCAATGGTTTTGGGTGAGGGGTAGGGTTTCTGCTGGTAGGCCTTTTTCAGGGCTTCTTTCTCTTCAGGGCCCAGCACTACTCTTGGTTTTTTCAGCTGCTGCTGTCCTGGACTCTGTGAGCCCTGAATGTAGTCTTGCCCAATGATACTTCCATCCACTGAATGCCCATCACTCAAAGAACTCAGCCTCCTCTTCATGtaagctgcacaaaacatggaTAACAATGTCATTGCCCAAGTACAGACCAGTGAAAACACCTTGTCAACATCTCAAACACCCACTAGGTGGTGCTAGTGTTCTTCAGTTGAACCTAAACAATAGGATCGTCACACCAGACATGAGGTATAAATGCAGTACACAGTGGTTACTGCCAGCATCAGAGGCTTTAAAAAAACAGCTCATGGCCGCCTTACACAAGGTTGACATTTTTAACCCCAATATATGCTGCTAGATGTGTTTCAGAGTATGAGCACTCGGAGCAAGGTTAGATCAGTCTGAAAGTAGTGCACTGCCTTGTAGGCTTCAACCAAAAGGATGAAAGGTCAAATATGGTTAGTCCGGACTAGGTTCATGCTTTCCTCTGGGCTATTTTGTTTCAAACAATGGTCTTGtccattataattttaatagttttgaaCTAAAACGATCTCAAAATTGTCGTATCACATGCtatcagtgaaataaaaaaaaataaaaaattcaaccAAAAATGATTGTGACATATTTTAAACTCAAATGTTGTTAGAGCTACTGAAAGTGaaaataagcaaaacaaaaaagattaatgTTTGATTAACGTGATAAACTGGTGTATGGCTAactaacattaaaacaaacattatagACACAGATAATTACGATGATGCTGATGAAGAAGAGTGCTGATGACTGAGTAAGCAGCCCCCTGGCAGTCCCCTCGCTGTCACATCTAATACTGTATGTGATGTCTGTAGCCCTGATTGGTACTGACATCACACCAAGACGACTGTGATCTGCACAACATGCTGTGTTGTCATGCACAAAGAAGAGTGTATATGCACATGCAGTGAATTTAAGAGCCAAAGTGTCAATTAAGATCCCAGAATTTTAGCTTTTCACTTAATTGATACAATGCAGTTACCACAAATTTCTGTCAACTATCACTTACCTTTTTTCTCCAGGCGTTTCATGTCCATAAGTTTCTCAACACTGTGAGGATCTTGGAGCCAGAGCTGCATACGAACAAAGGGCTCCCTGCCCTTTAGACTAAGTTTGTGCCATGGTTTGGGCCTGGCCAGCAGGTCTGAGACTGAACCCTGAGTCAGGCCCAAAATAGTCTCCCCAAACAGGCGCTGGCCTGGATACAAAAAGAGATATAAATATCTACAACTACaaggcaataaaaataaaaacacatttattgtgAGAATAGACGGCGAGACTTACCAAGGTTGTTATCTGTCAGCACCTCTTTGACCTTCTTTGTGATGGCATAGGTATCAAGCTCAGGGGACATGGCGACCATTTCTTGGATGCTTAGACCAGAGTGGCCAGGTATGGGCAGAGGAGTACCAGGCTGAGACTCCCCTCCAGAAGGGTCTTCGGAAGGGGCTTTACCACTGGACGACTGTGAGGTGAGTGGATCCCCAGCCAGACCATTGAGCGACTCCTCTGCTGAGCTCAGGGGTGACTCTGGAGCAGGGCTGCAGCTGGCTGATGTTTTGGGAGTAccctctgtttaaaaaaagcaGTCAAGGTTCAAAAACATGTTATACCAACACTAAGGTTCTTCTTCAGTCCTGCTGAGCTGAGGAGGAACTTCAGTCACACTACATTAGCAAATTTAATTCCAGTTAAACAGCAAAGGTGCTTAAGTTTGTGGTTTGAAGCTTTTTTGGCTTTCTTGCCCTACTCCTTCATCttgctgtctgtgtctgtgtagtaCTGCTGTGCGGCTCAGCAGGCTGGAAGAGAGCAGTCATGAGGAGCTGTCAGTGTACATTAGCTGCTGTTTACACccccagagagaaagagaggcacgtacacacacaccgAGCTGCCATCTGGCGCTGCAACACTAACTTGTCTATGACATGACAAACCAGCAGCTTGCTGGCTGACACTGCCATGGCACTGGGGATGGGGGGGGATGGTGGGAAGAGAGAGCATTGGTGTGTGGGGTGGGTGCTGGCTGCACAGAGGGTATGTGGGGTGAGTGACATGGTGACAGAAACAGCCAGCCATCGGTTTGAATTAGGATCTCTTCTCTTTAATTCCAAATCTTTTGTCTGACACAATCGCTgtatgtgtaaattgtataccTTGATTTGGAGCTTGCTGGATGTGTGCATTTTGCCCTTGGTCTCCATTGAGCCATGGTTGCATGCGAAGGTATGGCTCCCTGCTTCTCTGGTTTAACTTGTTCCAGGGTTTGTGACGAGACAGACTATCACCAAGTATTCCCTAAGAAACATAACCTATTATTAAATATACATAATACAAACTGAATAAACATGCAAGAACAGATATGTAGACAATAAGCGCCTAAAGTAAACATCCAAAtgacattacttttttttatattagagTGCAGACACCTCACCTCTTTGGAGTCTTCCTGGTTGTGGTTCTCTTCTCCTGTCTGGCCAGATGTTGTCTTACGAGGCTCAGTGTGCATGTTGCTCCACCACTGCTCTCTCCAGTAACCCACTCCTCCAGCACTTCCAGAGCGGACTGTACCATCACGTCCCAGCCTGAGTGCTCCATCGGCAGACATGTCGACTCCTGAAGAAGGccttccttctctttttccACTTGAGCTAAAGTCCAGAACCGGTGATGGGGATGAAGGAGAAGACAGAATGGAATTGGAAGGCTTCTTGAGAGACAGTGCAAGGGGGTTGTAAGGCGGGAGGGGGGCTGTGAGGGGAGAGCTCAAGAGGTCCCTCTGAGACAGAGCAGGGGATGAGGAAGACGATGCTTTGAGAATAGGCTCTAGAGCTGCTTGCTGGGCCTCCATTTCTCTTCGGGCCTGTTCGAGGATGGAGCGGATAGCCTCATCTGAGCCActgcctcctccacctcctttaAGTCCAGTATATGAGGTTTGAGTGTGGGACAAGTCTGCTGAAGACAGGAGGAgccaaaataagaaaaacatagcAACAATGTATCACCTTGGGCTCTGGAGATAAAAGCTGCAACTTACCAGCTTTCTGCACCTGCAGTTCTCTTTTGGCCTGCTCCAGAATGGACTTGATCGCCTCATCTGAACCTGCCTCTGGTGTACGGACACGAGCTGTAATATTTCCTGGAAAGAAGCAAAGCCAAATATAGAAGAAATTAAATATTCACtcagatttaaaaacaaatagatGAATGTCAGAGCAAAAATTAAAGACATAATTTTATCACATTGTACCAcagcacaaaaaatacattcCCATTGCCGAGTTTC
This Periophthalmus magnuspinnatus isolate fPerMag1 chromosome 13, fPerMag1.2.pri, whole genome shotgun sequence DNA region includes the following protein-coding sequences:
- the cux1b gene encoding cut-like homeobox 1b isoform X5, whose amino-acid sequence is MHDIETENSKLRETLEDYNKEFAEVKNQEVTIKNLKEKIREYELSLKNQAENLAQEKQLQLHNDYAEKERKLQESQDSMSSRLEEAEHKVQSLQTALETTQAELFDLKTKYDEESTAKADEIEMVMTDLERANQRAEAAQREAESLREQMSLSNQSQPLKSPAKADTDMEQTTEVASHSNLEAELRAKERETAQLVEDVQRLQVSLTKLRETTGSQITELEQQLSSKTAVLKELEEKLQNQADYEEVKKELSILKSMEFGTSDSAQDSSKPLEVLLLERNRSLQSESAALRIANTELSGSAGGKGTEEPLPKEENMSGDPSSSPPPPLSLPSSSLPLSRTHTDTLNTATSTSSESHAFTPTGIGQDFYSPVFPLVGGKMALNSLIQRQLLQTFYSKALQESSGIPSGALLFTPFTPALSSIPTSTPGSAAIPLAASSPQPPPASPDMAPVNGSSTAGSAPSPSPSHSDATSGSVLDGEDMDTAEIARQVKEQLIKHNIGQRVFGHYVLGLSQGSVSEILARPKPWNKLTIRGKEPFHKMRQFLADEQNILALRSIQGRQREGSGQPQLSRVFQDVPKRRTLSDTASHAGNITARVRTPEAGSDEAIKSILEQAKRELQVQKAADLSHTQTSYTGLKGGGGGSGSDEAIRSILEQARREMEAQQAALEPILKASSSSSPALSQRDLLSSPLTAPLPPYNPLALSLKKPSNSILSSPSSPSPVLDFSSSGKREGRPSSGVDMSADGALRLGRDGTVRSGSAGGVGYWREQWWSNMHTEPRKTTSGQTGEENHNQEDSKEGILGDSLSRHKPWNKLNQRSREPYLRMQPWLNGDQGQNAHIQQAPNQEGTPKTSASCSPAPESPLSSAEESLNGLAGDPLTSQSSSGKAPSEDPSGGESQPGTPLPIPGHSGLSIQEMVAMSPELDTYAITKKVKEVLTDNNLGQRLFGETILGLTQGSVSDLLARPKPWHKLSLKGREPFVRMQLWLQDPHSVEKLMDMKRLEKKAYMKRRLSSLSDGHSVDGSIIGQDYIQGSQSPGQQQLKKPRVVLGPEEKEALKKAYQQKPYPSPKTIEELASQLNLKTSTVINWFHNYRSRIRRELFIEEIQAAGGVGPGSDRGSPSLRGSKSGEGDSCDGTESEGAGLGLEDNRGVCKDQDMEDSEAGASNNSPGQTDCSTPGPGSSCGQGGLALFSLSEAPSSSAPSTNIPASGPARNPRDNNLRKKKAANLNNIIHRLEKAASKEDPSEWEF